From the Gopherus evgoodei ecotype Sinaloan lineage unplaced genomic scaffold, rGopEvg1_v1.p scaffold_164_arrow_ctg1, whole genome shotgun sequence genome, one window contains:
- the NGDN gene encoding neuroguidin, translating into MEASEAGPRLPEQLISDLPPTLALLGSLQEQVVGVTAHVQGLLQRVRAGAFRTEKGLSFLELKAQLLLFYLQDLAQLVLEKSLGRSLAAQPAVLRLVELRTVLEKMRPIEHKLRYQIDKLVKVAVTGAVGDDNPLRFKPDPRNMMSKVSDEEEADATEGKAAGKKPLGKGGDRKYVPPRLVPVHYDETAAEREKKALERAKKRALSSSVIWELKEQFSEAPEEIREGRYLHATRQSQEDEHRKRYEEDMLVRLNMSRREKARQRHVAMLGAQLHSVTHFGDISALSGAAPPTGEALSPQRKRRKMSAKKGRKKGFRRR; encoded by the exons ATGGAGGCGTCGGAGGCGGGGCCCCGGCTGccg GAGCAGCTGATATCTGACCTGCCCCCCACGCTGGCCCTGCTGGGATCACTCCAGGAGCAG gtTGTCGGGGTCACAGCCCATGtccaggggctgctgcagagggTCCGGGCTGGCGCCTTCCGCACAGAGAAG GGGCTGAGTTTCCTGGAGCTGAAggcccagctgctgctcttctatctgcaggacctggcccagctggtgCTGGAGAAGAGCTTGGGCCGGTCCCTGGCGGCCCAGCCGGCCGTCCTGCGCCTGGTGGAGCTGCGCACG gtgtTGGAGAAGATGCGCCCCATTGAGCACAAACTCCGGTACCAGATTGACAAGCTGGTGAAGGTGGCTGTGACGGGCGCCGTGG GAGACGACAATCCGCTGAGATTCAAACCAGATCCCAGGAACATGATGAGCAAG GTGAGCGACGAGGAGGAGGCGGACGCCACTGAGGGCAAAGCTGCCGGGAAGAAGCCCCTGGGCAAAGGAGGGGACCGGAAATACGTCCCACCCCGGCTGGTCCCGGTGCATTATG ATGAGACAGCGGCCGAGCGGGAGAAGAAGGCCCTGGAGCGGGCGAAGAAGCGAGCGCTGAGCAGCTCCGTCATTTGGGAGCTGAAAGAACAGTTCTCGGAGGCGCCGGAGGAAATCCGAGAGGGGCGCTACCTGCACGCGACCCGGCAGAGCCAGGAGGATGAGCACAG GAAGCGCTATGAGGAGGACATGCTGGTAAGGCTGAACATGAGTCGGCGAGAAAAGGCCCGGCAGCGCCACGTGGCCATgctgggggcccagctccactCCGTGACCCACTTTGGCGACATCAGTGCCCTGAGCGGGGCAGCGCCCCCCACTGGAGAG GCTCTGAGCCCCCAGCGCAAGAGGAGGAAGATGAGCGCAaagaagggaaggaagaagg GTTTCCGGAGGCGATAA
- the THTPA gene encoding thiamine-triphosphatase, with product MPWGSIEVEAKFTAGPDTEARLVALGAALAGSSSFRDLYYDTPDLRLTRADHWLRLRQGAGWELKCPPEPPAGGTGGVPEAAAQEPPAVATTYQELTSPRAIVGRLCGVLGVAPAPAWDQVPGAVAGLDLQEFASFGTRRRSYRLGGLRVDLDQADFGYAVAEVEALVGAQEEVPAALEEVLQLRRALGRDGATRVPGKMSVYLQRHRPRHYEALLRAGVLAGDPEPPPHGDDTAKRGPS from the exons ATGCCGTGGGGCAGCATCGAGGTGGAGGCGAAGTTCACGGCTGGGCCGGACACGGAGGCCAGGCTGGTGGCGCTGGGGGCAGCCCTCGCCGGGAGCTCGTCCTTCCGTGACCTCTACTATGACACCCCCGACCTGCGCCTGACGCGGGCCGACCACTGGCTGCGGCTCCGCCAGGGGGCCGGCTGGGAGCTCAAGTGCCCCCCAGAGCCGCCCGCGGGGGGCACCGGCGGCGTCCCAGAGGCCGCAGCCCAGGAGCCTCCCGCCGTGGCCACCACCTACCAGGAGCTGACGAGCCCCCGCGCCATCGTGGGCCggctgtgtggggtgctgggcgtGGCCCCCGCGCCCGCCTGGGACCAGGTGCCCGGGGCCGTGGCTGGCCTGGACCTGCAGGAGTTCGCCAGCTTCGGGACGCGGCGCCGCAGCTACCGGCTGGGGGGCCTGCGGGTGGACCTGGACCAGGCGGATTTCGGCTACGCCGTGGCTGAGGTGGAGGCCCTGGtgggggcccaggaggaggtgccggCGGCGCTGGAGGAGGTGCTGCAGCTCCGGCGGGCACTGG ggcggGACGGTGCCACCCGTGTGCCCGGCAAGATGAGCGTCTACCTCCAGCGGCATCGCCCCCGGCACTACGAGGCGCTGCTCCGGGCGGGGGTGCTGGCCGGGGACCCAGAGCCGCCCCCCCACGGCGACGACACGGCGAAACGGGGCCCCTCCTAA